The Amycolatopsis sp. NBC_01480 genome segment CAGATCCCGGTCAGCCCCCAGCCGAAGGCCAGTGACAGCCAGATCAGCGGCAGGAAGCCGACGCCGGCGCTGACCAGCGTCGCGGTGCGCAGGAAGGCGGCATCGCCGGCCCCCAGCAGTACGCCGTCGAGGGCGAAGACCACACCCGCGATCGGTTGCAGCGCCACGAAAAACCACCAGGCGTGCGGTATTTCGCCGAGCACTCCGGGGTCCGAGGTGAACGCGTGCGGCAGCGTGGTGGACAGCGCGGCGAACAGCACGCACAGGAAACAGCCCAGCATCAGCCCGTACGCGACGATCTGGGAGGCCACGCCCCGCGCCTGCCGCGCGGCCCCGCCGCCGAGCGCCGCGCCGACCAGCGACTGCGCGGCGATCGCGACGGAGTCGAGCACCAGGGAGAGGAACGTCCACAGCTGCAGCACGACTTGGTGCGCCCCGACCGCCTCGGTGGACGTCCGCGCCGCGACGGCCGCCGCGGACACGAAGCACGCTTGGAACGCGAGGCTGCGCAGCACCAGGTCGCGGCCAAGGGCGAGCTGCGCGCGCATCACGCCGAAGTCCGGCCGCAGCGGCACGCGTTCGCGCACCAGCGCCACGAGGAACATCGACGCGGAGACGATCTGCGCCACCACGTTCGCGATCGCCGAGCCCTCCAGCCCGAGATCCGCGACATAGACCAGGAGTGGGCACAGCACGGCCGAGATCCCGTTGCCCGCCAGCACATAACGCAACGGCCGGGCCGCGTCCTGCACGCCGCGCATCCAGCCGTTGCCGGCCATGGTGACGAGGATCAGCGGCGCCCCGAACAACGCGATCCGCAGCCAGGACACGGCGGCCGCGGCGATCTCGTCACTGCCCGACAGCGCCCGGGCGATGGGCTCGGCGAGCAGCTGCCCGGCCACCAGCAAAACGAGCCC includes the following:
- a CDS encoding MATE family efflux transporter codes for the protein MSEAPEPRTGSGSSPGDRIPARRVLGLALPALGVLAAEPLYVLVDTAVVGHLGALPLAGLALGGVVLSQISTQLTFLSYGTTSRTARLHGAGRRSEAVSEGVQATWLAILVGLVLLVAGQLLAEPIARALSGSDEIAAAAVSWLRIALFGAPLILVTMAGNGWMRGVQDAARPLRYVLAGNGISAVLCPLLVYVADLGLEGSAIANVVAQIVSASMFLVALVRERVPLRPDFGVMRAQLALGRDLVLRSLAFQACFVSAAAVAARTSTEAVGAHQVVLQLWTFLSLVLDSVAIAAQSLVGAALGGGAARQARGVASQIVAYGLMLGCFLCVLFAALSTTLPHAFTSDPGVLGEIPHAWWFFVALQPIAGVVFALDGVLLGAGDAAFLRTATLVSAGVGFLPLIWLSLAFGWGLTGIWVGLSLFMVLRLAAVLFRWRSGQWAVVGAVR